One region of Sulfuricurvum sp. genomic DNA includes:
- a CDS encoding recombinase family protein, producing MLIGYMRVSTDGDRQSTDLQRDALISAGIDERHIFEDKASGSKDDRIGLAKALEYVKEGDVLVVWKLDRLGRSLPHLIEIISQLKSKGVGFKSLTEGMDTSSPSGELLFHVFGALAQFERSLIQERVNAGLAAARKRGRIGGRPRAIPQEKMDIILEALNNGMSKAAVCRTFEVKRSTLIDTLKRL from the coding sequence ATGCTAATAGGATATATGAGAGTTTCAACCGATGGTGATCGACAAAGTACTGATTTACAGCGAGATGCACTCATTAGTGCAGGAATAGATGAGCGGCACATTTTTGAAGACAAAGCTTCTGGATCAAAAGATGATCGAATCGGATTAGCTAAAGCTTTGGAGTATGTCAAAGAAGGTGATGTCCTTGTCGTTTGGAAACTGGATCGATTAGGCAGATCCTTACCCCACTTGATTGAAATTATCTCACAACTAAAATCCAAAGGAGTTGGATTCAAATCTCTAACGGAGGGAATGGATACCTCTAGCCCATCGGGTGAATTACTGTTTCATGTATTTGGAGCACTCGCACAATTCGAGCGTTCACTGATTCAGGAACGAGTCAATGCAGGGTTGGCAGCAGCGAGAAAGCGAGGACGAATCGGCGGACGACCGCGAGCTATCCCTCAAGAGAAGATGGATATTATTTTAGAAGCTTTGAATAATGGCATGTCGAAAGCAGCCGTTTGCCGAACATTTGAGGTGAAACGATCGACGTTGATTGATACATTAAAGCGTTTATAG
- a CDS encoding cytochrome c oxidase subunit 3 yields MSKALTLKSSYPPGDFAIWIVIYIELLTFGLFFVGYAFSRRLNIQMFNDSQLFLNKTAGFIDTLILITSSYFIVKAIQSIKNSNKINLHISSAIASKWLLATMIFGGVFLVNKLLEFSDIFAQGFSLSTNTFFMFYLLLTMFHFMHVLLGTIIIFTIRQKTQRLGYTSADYSGMETGAVYWHLVDLLWIVLFTLIYILR; encoded by the coding sequence ATGTCTAAAGCTCTAACCCTAAAGAGCTCCTATCCGCCAGGAGATTTTGCCATTTGGATTGTTATCTATATCGAATTATTGACGTTTGGACTGTTCTTTGTAGGGTATGCTTTTTCGCGAAGACTCAATATTCAAATGTTTAATGATTCACAGCTTTTTTTGAATAAAACGGCGGGATTTATTGATACTCTCATTTTGATAACCAGTAGTTATTTTATTGTAAAAGCGATTCAAAGTATTAAAAATTCCAACAAAATTAATCTCCATATTTCCTCCGCAATCGCCTCTAAATGGCTATTAGCCACAATGATTTTCGGTGGTGTGTTTTTAGTCAATAAGCTATTGGAATTTTCCGATATATTTGCCCAAGGATTCAGCCTAAGTACCAATACATTTTTTATGTTTTATCTTCTGCTTACAATGTTTCATTTCATGCATGTTCTTTTGGGAACCATCATCATTTTTACAATTCGACAAAAGACACAACGGCTCGGATATACTTCTGCCGATTATTCAGGGATGGAAACGGGTGCCGTATATTGGCATTTGGTCGATTTGCTGTGGATTGTCCTTTTCACTCTCATTTATATCCTGCGTTAA
- a CDS encoding CbbQ/NirQ/NorQ/GpvN family protein, whose protein sequence is MSKMYYLPQGNEVELFKAAAGMNLPILIKGPTGCGKTRFIEAMGEELGREVYTVVCHDDLSAADLVGRHLIDENGTYWQDGPLTKAVRNGGICYLDEIIEARKDTTVILHSLADYRRVLPIDRTGEVIEAHPDFMLVVSYNPGYQNVLKGMKPSTKQRFISLSFDYPKAEIETKVILQESGIDHELAQKLVAIAGEIRQLSDSDIQEAVSTRLLIYAAKLIAKGFDPYQACIHSIVESLSDEEDVLEVLEKLISLHFKKSLHV, encoded by the coding sequence ATGTCAAAAATGTACTATTTGCCACAAGGCAATGAAGTTGAGCTTTTTAAGGCTGCCGCCGGGATGAATCTTCCCATCTTGATCAAAGGTCCGACCGGTTGCGGTAAAACGCGCTTTATCGAAGCAATGGGTGAAGAACTGGGTCGCGAGGTTTATACCGTGGTGTGTCATGATGATCTCAGTGCGGCGGATTTGGTCGGTCGCCATTTAATCGATGAAAACGGAACCTACTGGCAAGACGGACCGTTGACAAAGGCGGTACGCAACGGAGGTATCTGCTATCTCGATGAGATCATAGAAGCCCGAAAAGATACGACGGTCATTCTCCATTCCTTGGCAGATTACCGTCGAGTACTCCCGATTGACCGAACGGGGGAGGTGATCGAGGCACATCCGGATTTCATGCTCGTAGTATCCTATAATCCCGGATATCAAAATGTTTTAAAAGGGATGAAACCGAGTACGAAACAGCGTTTTATCTCACTCAGTTTTGATTATCCGAAAGCGGAGATTGAAACAAAAGTTATATTGCAAGAGAGTGGTATCGATCACGAACTAGCGCAAAAATTGGTTGCCATAGCCGGTGAAATCCGTCAACTGAGTGACAGTGATATCCAAGAAGCCGTATCAACGCGATTGCTCATATATGCTGCCAAATTAATTGCTAAAGGGTTTGATCCCTATCAAGCGTGTATCCACTCCATCGTAGAATCACTCAGCGATGAAGAAGATGTTTTAGAAGTGCTTGAAAAACTTATTTCGCTGCATTTTAAAAAAAGTTTGCATGTCTAA
- a CDS encoding cbb3-type cytochrome c oxidase subunit I: protein MKYSSQMVAKPYFIFALILLAGEIVFGLSMGVQYLYGDFLFPAIPFNVLRMVHTNLLIVLLLFGFMGATYYLIPEESERELWSPMLAKITFWVFAAAGVATILGYLLVPYATLSASLANSFWPTMGREFLEQPTLTKVGIVVVVLSYILNVTMTVIKGRKTTISVILLTGLFGLAFFFLFAFYVPTNLAMDKFFWWFVVHLWVEGTWELILGALLAFVLIKTTGVDREHIDKWLYLIIAMTLISGLAGTGHHFFYIGTPGYWLWIGSIASAAEPIPFFLMILFAYNMAKNRRIQHDNKIALTWAKGTAVMGFLGAGVWGFLHTLAPVNFYTHGTQLTAAHGHLAFFGAYVMICFTMISYAMPILRGRPHGNGPKSQKVELTSFWMMVIGMIGLTLALTVAGIMQIEMQRLPDAAHAMGFMETQAAISSVYAVRLGFGVMVLLGLLTYFYSFFVKEEKVVA from the coding sequence ATGAAATATTCGTCTCAAATGGTCGCAAAACCATATTTTATTTTTGCACTCATTCTTCTTGCAGGGGAGATTGTTTTTGGTCTTAGTATGGGAGTTCAGTATCTTTATGGTGACTTTTTATTCCCAGCGATACCGTTTAATGTACTGCGTATGGTCCATACGAACTTGCTAATCGTACTTTTGTTGTTTGGATTTATGGGTGCCACATACTACCTCATTCCCGAAGAGAGTGAAAGAGAGTTATGGAGCCCTATGTTGGCAAAAATCACATTTTGGGTTTTTGCGGCTGCAGGCGTAGCAACAATATTGGGTTATTTATTGGTTCCGTATGCAACATTGTCAGCATCACTCGCAAACAGTTTTTGGCCGACAATGGGGCGTGAATTTTTGGAGCAACCGACGCTTACCAAAGTAGGAATTGTCGTTGTCGTACTATCGTACATTTTAAATGTGACTATGACGGTAATCAAAGGTCGTAAAACGACCATCTCGGTTATTTTATTAACAGGTCTTTTTGGATTGGCATTTTTCTTTTTGTTTGCCTTTTACGTTCCGACAAATCTTGCTATGGATAAATTTTTCTGGTGGTTTGTAGTCCACTTGTGGGTAGAAGGGACATGGGAACTTATTTTAGGTGCTCTTTTGGCGTTTGTTCTTATTAAAACGACTGGGGTTGACCGTGAGCACATTGATAAATGGCTCTATTTGATTATTGCAATGACGCTTATCTCGGGACTTGCAGGAACAGGGCATCACTTCTTCTATATTGGTACTCCGGGGTATTGGTTATGGATCGGATCGATCGCGTCGGCGGCAGAGCCTATTCCGTTTTTCTTGATGATTCTTTTTGCTTACAATATGGCTAAAAATCGTCGTATTCAGCATGACAACAAAATTGCCTTGACGTGGGCAAAAGGGACTGCAGTTATGGGATTTTTGGGAGCGGGAGTCTGGGGCTTTTTGCACACACTCGCACCGGTCAACTTTTACACACACGGTACACAATTGACCGCAGCACACGGGCATCTCGCCTTTTTTGGTGCGTACGTCATGATCTGTTTTACGATGATCTCGTATGCAATGCCGATTCTTCGTGGTCGACCGCATGGAAATGGACCAAAATCGCAAAAAGTGGAGTTAACCAGTTTTTGGATGATGGTTATCGGTATGATCGGTCTGACATTGGCATTAACGGTTGCAGGTATTATGCAAATCGAAATGCAACGTCTTCCCGATGCAGCTCATGCAATGGGCTTTATGGAAACACAAGCAGCTATTTCTAGCGTTTACGCGGTTCGTTTAGGATTCGGTGTAATGGTTCTTTTGGGATTATTGACCTATTTCTACAGTTTCTTTGTCAAAGAAGAGAAAGTAGTCGCATAA
- a CDS encoding Rrf2 family transcriptional regulator produces the protein MHFSKTTEYAIRVLSYLHRYAETSHSVNVLHKELNLPYKYLTKMMTELVKKGLVSASRGREGGLTLAKSADSIRLCDILEAIGEPLESEHCILGFEKCDASNPCALHDQWAQPKELIETMLTTTTLASLINNKETKL, from the coding sequence ATGCACTTTTCGAAAACTACCGAATACGCTATCCGAGTGTTATCGTATCTGCACCGCTACGCAGAAACGTCCCATTCGGTAAATGTTCTGCATAAAGAACTGAACCTACCCTATAAATACCTCACAAAAATGATGACAGAACTGGTTAAAAAAGGGCTGGTCAGCGCTTCGCGCGGCCGTGAAGGGGGACTTACTCTTGCCAAAAGCGCCGATTCCATCCGTTTATGCGATATTCTCGAAGCGATCGGAGAACCGCTTGAGTCGGAGCACTGTATTTTGGGATTTGAAAAATGTGACGCGTCCAACCCCTGCGCTCTGCACGATCAGTGGGCACAGCCAAAAGAGCTTATTGAAACTATGTTGACAACAACAACTCTAGCCTCTCTTATCAACAATAAAGAGACAAAATTATAA
- a CDS encoding cytochrome C oxidase subunit IV family protein → MKKNVEVIWLVLILLSIFAFLLGYLKLVNSSLVTALLVSTFIKGQLVVDYFMGLKEVKFKYRIIPTLWLSVVLSLVAVAYYIPVGKL, encoded by the coding sequence GTGAAAAAAAATGTTGAAGTCATTTGGTTAGTCCTGATACTACTCTCCATATTTGCTTTTTTATTGGGGTATCTAAAACTAGTCAATTCGTCTCTTGTGACTGCCTTACTCGTAAGCACATTTATAAAAGGACAATTGGTAGTTGACTATTTTATGGGGCTAAAAGAGGTGAAATTTAAATATAGAATTATTCCTACACTTTGGCTCAGTGTTGTATTGTCTTTGGTCGCAGTAGCCTATTATATACCGGTAGGAAAATTATAA
- a CDS encoding VWA domain-containing protein, whose translation MDEKVGKFWDHYVTKKASRLFKDEAVLFESKAKALKIFYHLLGGEQGKELHITDKRSIKTSRTLLEKFSGTGKTFFLAWQDEKGLYLPASLAYFPSKANNEMHYYWLIAMLSTVNIKSQNISAENSNAANTLIKKYTGFKEFYTYAYSYLLNQYPELSANEASIEVSSADNYPNPLWIYPSLSSSNKLLDTGDEEEILRQNDEQSKSETLQMKKKSEQIDDKKETDGLLLFLPESILSFMEQVRVDRQENDSFDEDALYNAEDLDEITLGRKDANLHARIKMDLDISANSIEEYPLGKGHFIDEWDYKKEVYLKNYVCIRPFVSLHTEPIELPKRLQKMMRRIQSELDMMELDRLKRDNLPYGDEINIDTWIDYKGHQNRSNHPQRFFETFERKTRDMSTLILADVSLSTEAGITQELRVIDMIQDSLMVFSESLHRLQDRFAIYTFSSIKNTKVNFHIIKNFKEKYSDVIRGRIHAIKPGYYTRLGAGIRESAKILEKQQSQNKLLLILSDGKPNDVDRYDGRYGIEDTKKAIEEVKQKGITPFCITIDIDAKEYLPYLFGRNSYAVIRDAKKLPKVLPEIYMNLTK comes from the coding sequence ATGGATGAGAAAGTCGGTAAGTTTTGGGATCACTATGTCACCAAAAAAGCCTCTCGTCTTTTTAAAGACGAAGCGGTTCTTTTTGAGAGCAAAGCCAAAGCGTTAAAAATCTTTTATCACCTCTTAGGGGGTGAACAAGGAAAAGAACTTCATATTACCGACAAAAGATCGATTAAAACTTCACGCACACTGCTAGAAAAATTCTCAGGTACCGGTAAAACTTTTTTTCTTGCCTGGCAAGATGAAAAAGGGCTTTACCTTCCTGCCTCTTTAGCTTATTTCCCTTCAAAAGCAAACAATGAGATGCACTATTATTGGTTAATTGCCATGCTGAGCACTGTGAATATCAAAAGTCAAAATATATCAGCAGAAAATTCCAATGCAGCCAATACCCTCATAAAAAAATACACAGGTTTTAAAGAATTTTATACGTATGCATACAGCTATTTACTCAATCAGTATCCTGAATTATCTGCGAATGAAGCTTCCATCGAAGTTTCATCAGCGGATAATTACCCGAATCCTTTGTGGATTTATCCCTCTCTTTCTTCTTCTAACAAGCTCCTTGATACGGGTGATGAAGAAGAAATCCTAAGACAAAACGATGAACAGAGTAAGAGTGAAACGTTGCAGATGAAGAAAAAAAGCGAACAGATCGATGATAAAAAAGAGACGGATGGTCTGCTGCTCTTTTTACCCGAGTCTATTTTGAGCTTTATGGAACAGGTTCGTGTCGATCGGCAGGAGAATGACAGTTTTGATGAAGATGCTCTTTATAATGCCGAAGATTTAGATGAGATCACACTGGGGCGCAAAGATGCCAATCTTCACGCGCGAATCAAAATGGATCTGGATATCTCTGCCAACAGCATTGAAGAATATCCTCTGGGCAAAGGGCATTTTATCGATGAGTGGGATTATAAAAAAGAGGTTTATCTCAAAAATTATGTGTGTATAAGACCCTTTGTTTCACTCCATACCGAGCCCATAGAATTACCGAAACGGCTACAAAAAATGATGCGGCGTATCCAAAGCGAACTTGATATGATGGAACTGGATCGACTCAAAAGAGATAATTTGCCATACGGAGATGAGATCAATATCGATACATGGATCGATTATAAAGGACACCAAAACAGATCCAACCACCCTCAGAGATTTTTTGAAACTTTTGAGCGAAAAACCAGAGATATGTCCACGCTTATTTTGGCAGATGTTTCCCTCTCCACAGAAGCAGGAATTACACAAGAACTGCGCGTAATCGATATGATCCAAGATTCTCTGATGGTGTTTTCCGAATCCCTCCATCGGCTGCAAGACCGTTTTGCTATTTATACGTTTTCATCCATTAAAAATACAAAAGTCAATTTTCATATCATCAAAAATTTCAAAGAAAAATACTCTGACGTCATTCGCGGTCGGATTCATGCCATCAAACCGGGATATTACACTCGGCTCGGTGCAGGGATACGGGAGAGTGCCAAGATATTGGAGAAACAGCAGAGCCAAAACAAACTCCTGCTGATTCTCAGTGACGGAAAACCGAATGATGTCGACCGATACGACGGCAGGTACGGTATCGAAGATACCAAAAAAGCGATTGAAGAGGTGAAACAAAAAGGGATCACTCCGTTTTGTATTACAATCGATATCGATGCCAAAGAGTATCTCCCTTATCTCTTCGGGAGAAATTCGTATGCCGTGATCCGTGATGCCAAAAAACTCCCCAAAGTTTTACCCGAAATCTACATGAATTTGACCAAATAG
- a CDS encoding ATP-binding protein, with product MLHNNESQNVEFKESWHDKYLEWVCGFANAHGGTIYIGVNDDGNVIGLSDSKKLLEDIPNKIRNHLGIMAEVNLKEDAHIHYLEIIVPPYDVAVSLRGHYYYRSGSTKTEYTGASLNEFLLKKAGKTWDNAIEPLANIDDIDVTSLNRFIAEAEGKGRLPDVSGLTPFQILEKLRLADEKGIKRAAIVLFGKDPGKFYPNLTVKMGRFGTDDADLRFQENEEGNLVYLLHEVPNQLNRKFLIKPIEFEGLQRVEKGEYPVAALREMLLNALVHRNYMGSMTQIRVYDHKISIWNEGTLPEGMSLDALKRQHPSRPRNPIIADVCFKAGYIDSWGRGTIKIIDACKEAGLPEAQMNEEDGGFLVTLLKTGVESGVESGVESGVESDITSQVLHFLSQKPLSKSQIAQMLGKDKPTRYLNELMNKLLSDGVVEYTIPDKPNSRLQKYRLKNND from the coding sequence ATGCTGCATAACAACGAAAGCCAAAACGTCGAATTCAAAGAGAGCTGGCATGATAAATACCTTGAATGGGTATGCGGCTTTGCCAACGCTCACGGCGGCACGATCTACATCGGTGTCAATGATGATGGAAATGTTATCGGTCTAAGCGATAGCAAAAAACTTCTCGAAGATATCCCCAATAAAATCCGCAATCATTTAGGGATCATGGCGGAAGTCAATCTAAAAGAAGATGCTCATATTCACTATCTCGAAATCATCGTCCCCCCTTACGATGTTGCCGTATCGCTTCGCGGTCACTACTATTACCGTAGCGGCAGTACAAAAACCGAATACACCGGTGCTTCGCTCAATGAGTTTTTACTCAAAAAAGCGGGCAAGACATGGGATAACGCCATCGAACCGTTGGCAAATATTGACGATATTGACGTTACAAGCCTAAATCGCTTTATCGCTGAAGCAGAGGGGAAAGGTCGTTTACCCGATGTGAGCGGTTTAACACCCTTTCAGATTCTCGAAAAACTTCGTCTTGCTGATGAAAAAGGGATCAAACGTGCTGCAATTGTACTCTTTGGTAAAGATCCCGGAAAGTTTTACCCCAACCTCACAGTGAAGATGGGACGTTTTGGGACTGATGATGCCGATCTGCGCTTTCAGGAAAACGAAGAGGGAAATCTTGTCTATCTGCTGCATGAAGTTCCCAATCAGCTCAACCGTAAATTTTTGATCAAACCTATCGAGTTTGAAGGGTTACAGAGAGTTGAAAAAGGGGAATATCCAGTAGCAGCTCTGCGCGAAATGCTCCTCAATGCACTGGTACATCGCAACTACATGGGAAGTATGACGCAAATCCGTGTCTATGATCACAAGATCAGTATTTGGAACGAAGGAACCCTCCCGGAGGGGATGAGTTTAGACGCACTGAAACGTCAGCACCCTTCCCGTCCACGTAATCCGATCATCGCCGATGTCTGTTTCAAAGCTGGGTATATCGATTCATGGGGGCGCGGAACCATCAAAATCATAGATGCGTGCAAAGAGGCAGGATTGCCTGAAGCACAAATGAATGAGGAAGATGGAGGATTTTTAGTCACTCTACTCAAAACGGGGGTAGAGTCAGGGGTAGAGTCAGGGGTAGAGTCAGGGGTAGAGTCGGATATTACATCCCAAGTCCTCCACTTTTTGAGTCAAAAGCCATTATCCAAATCACAAATAGCTCAAATGTTAGGCAAAGATAAACCTACCCGCTATCTTAATGAGCTCATGAATAAATTGCTTAGTGATGGAGTCGTGGAATATACCATTCCCGATAAACCCAACAGCCGATTGCAGAAATACCGTCTAAAAAACAATGATTAA
- a CDS encoding cytochrome c — translation MARNIYFGGGLFAILVFTGLTFDTVKQVPKLSHDDKITESVALGKRVWENNNCVGCHTIMGEGAYYAPELGNAFQRLGGGDEEAFKTYLAGWMAAQPMDTPNRRKMPQFHLTPEQVTNLADFLIWTSRVNNQEWPPNIKG, via the coding sequence ATGGCCAGAAATATTTACTTTGGCGGGGGTCTTTTTGCCATATTGGTATTTACAGGACTTACCTTTGATACCGTTAAGCAAGTTCCAAAATTAAGTCATGATGACAAAATTACGGAGTCCGTGGCGCTTGGGAAAAGAGTATGGGAAAATAACAACTGTGTCGGTTGCCATACGATTATGGGTGAAGGTGCTTATTATGCTCCAGAGCTTGGAAATGCGTTTCAACGTTTAGGCGGTGGAGATGAAGAGGCATTTAAAACGTATCTTGCAGGATGGATGGCAGCGCAGCCTATGGATACACCAAACAGAAGAAAAATGCCGCAGTTTCATTTAACACCGGAACAAGTGACTAATCTTGCAGACTTTTTGATTTGGACATCACGTGTCAACAATCAAGAGTGGCCGCCAAACATTAAAGGATAA